The sequence CGCGACGACCTCGGCGGTGAACTCATCGGAGCTGTCGAGCAACCGCACGAACGCACCGCCGACGGCCTGACCCGAGCCGTCCACGACACGGCCGGTGATCACCGTCTCCTTCTCGAGATCGACGCTGGCGGGCAACGTCAGTCCTTGTCTGGGTGCAGAGCACATATC comes from Mycolicibacterium pulveris and encodes:
- a CDS encoding DUF1416 domain-containing protein, which codes for MCSAPRQGLTLPASVDLEKETVITGRVVDGSGQAVGGAFVRLLDSSDEFTAEVVASATGDFRFFAAPGTWTLRALSPAGNGDASVAPTGAGIHEVDVKVA